The Aspergillus chevalieri M1 DNA, chromosome 5, nearly complete sequence genome includes a region encoding these proteins:
- a CDS encoding putative secondary metabolism biosynthetic enzyme (COG:I;~EggNog:ENOG410PG86;~InterPro:IPR009081,IPR036736,IPR029058,IPR001031;~PFAM:PF00550,PF00975;~antiSMASH:Cluster_5.1;~go_function: GO:0016788 - hydrolase activity, acting on ester bonds [Evidence IEA];~go_process: GO:0009058 - biosynthetic process [Evidence IEA]) codes for MAASSFAPELATGDITVRDNQSSIIESLQVLRPAESVFRKVKSIIAEEMNVDFSNVAENVRFEELGIDSILRMPIVSKIQEEMNIYLSLSAFDDYPTLAALRGHIQDMIGINTSNGSRNISSSMSPILTSTPSSKNDNLPTDSRTPPSDISMARKHFSSRPILLSGRPIDCTQILFLMSDGAGSPSSYALLPALPRGTAVYGLESPFCHNPLDWNCSFKEVATMYVNAMRKIQPDGPYMLGGWSLGGIHAYEVAQQLLQSGEKIQGLLLIDTPNPNFLGHISNPVVELLEETGIMAAAERINNGKILELERVKDHMRKCVESLQDYIPGPIYSRCRPDHVFAIWAAHGLEQCDDDAEVIVEAKDEVRQLQQWMKQRNTSFGPNGWDRLLDEIDCRVAEGDHLSILRPPWVEKTGQLVAEAVDWFMSRATA; via the exons ATGGCTGCTTCTTCATTTGCCCCAGAGCTTGCAACAGGGGATATTACGGTCCGCGACAACCAGAGTTCGATCATCGAGTCTCTCCAGGTTTTACGACCCGCGGAGTCCGTTTTCAGAAAGGTCAAATCTATCATTGCAGAAGAGATGAATGTGGACTTCAGCAATGTTGCCGAAAATGTGAGGTTCGAAGAACTGGGCATCGACTCCATTCTTCGAATGCCAATAGTGTCCAAAATTCAAGAAGAAATGAACATCTACCTATCTTTGTCCGCTTTCGATGATTATCCTACCTTGGCTGCTCTTCGAGGGCATATTCAAGATATGATTGGGATAAACACGAGCAACGGCTCGAGGAATATTTCATCGTCGATGAGCCCGATTCTCACTTCTACACCCTCATCCAAGAATGACAACTTGCCAACTGACTCACGGACCCCTCCGTCAGACATTTCTATGGCACGAAAGCATTTTAGCAGTCGACCGATTCTGCTATCTGGACGCCCTATAGACTGTACTCAGATACTATTTTTGATGTCAGACGGCGCTGGTTCACCGTCCTCTTATGCCTTGCTTCCAGCACTGCCTCGTGGCACCGCGGTTTATGGACTCGAGTCTCCATTTTGTCACAACCCACTTGATTGGAATTGTTCGTTCAAGGAGGTAGCTACTATGTACGTGAACGCTATGCGAAAGATTCAACCGGATGGACCATACATGCTGGGCGGGTGGTCTTTAGGTGGAATACACGCATATGAAGTCGCACAGCAGTTACTCCAGTCCGGTGAGAAGATTCAAGGTCTTCTTCTGATTGATACTCCGAACCCGAATTTTTTGGGTCATATTTCGAACCCCGTTGTCGAATTGCTCGAGGAAACTGGCATAATGGCAGCGGCCGAGCGCATTAACAACGGGAAAATTCTGGAGTTGGAACGTGTCAAGGACCATATGCGCAAATGCGTTGAGTCTCTTCAGGATTATATCCCCGGTCCTATATATTCTCGATGTCGACCAGACCATGTATTTGCTATTTGGGCAGCTCACGGTCTCGAGCAGTGTGATGACGATGCTGAAGTAATCGTCGAAGCAAAGGACGAAGTGCGTCAACTGCAGCAATGGATGAAACAACGCAATACCTCGTTCGGTCCGAATGGATGGGATCGATTGCTAGACGAGATCGATTGCCGCGTCGCGGAGGGGGACCATCTCTCTATTTTACGTCCACCGTGG GTGGAAAAGACTGGACAGTTGGTGGCAGAAGCCGTTGACTGGTTTATGAGTCGAGCCACGGCGTAG
- a CDS encoding type I iterative PKS (COG:I;~EggNog:ENOG410PG86;~InterPro:IPR016036,IPR030918,IPR016035,IPR001227, IPR014043,IPR016039,IPR018201,IPR020807,IPR042104, IPR014030,IPR014031,IPR020841;~PFAM:PF14765,PF00109,PF02801,PF00698;~SMCOG1022:Beta-ketoacyl synthase;~antiSMASH:Cluster_5.1;~go_function: GO:0004315 - 3-oxoacyl-[acyl-carrier-protein] synthase activity [Evidence IEA];~go_function: GO:0016740 - transferase activity [Evidence IEA];~go_function: GO:0016746 - transferase activity, transferring acyl groups [Evidence IEA];~go_process: GO:0006633 - fatty acid biosynthetic process [Evidence IEA]), whose amino-acid sequence MSPREAKTVDPTQRLLLMAAYEALEKAGYSDNQGCRIGTFFGQATDDYRETNAGQNIDLYYIPGGMRAFGPGRLNYHFKWNGPSYSIDTACSSSAAALEFAYNALVTGGCDMALAGGGNILSGPHMFAGLSQGGFLSTTGGCKTFSDDADGYCRGEGVGVVVLKRLDRAIAECDNIEAVIKSIVTNHSVHSTSITHPHSPTQQRLYQHVLQKAMLKPEDVQYIEMHGTGTQAGDRTEVESVTSIFGQRRDSPLYIGAVKSNVGHGEGAAGITSLIKGILMLKHNLIPSHPGITQLNRHFPPLSKKNIRIPQSSVPFLPNTKYGKRRILINNFNATGGNTSLLVEDPPPSRKSIVKTTRSYHVVTISAKSWKSFECNKRNLVDYLRSHSEVGIEDMSYTTTARRMHHNFRKAYRVTNTISLINEIETDLRNKSSEMDRPLERPPIVFLFTGQGSQYSGMAQDLFESCKMFRKRIIELDAIAVSLQLPSFLEIIRTGGQAISCMSSVQTQLALVALEIALVDLWRSWDIAPDIVIGHSLGEYAALCTAGVLSVYDTILLVGNRARLMETYCIPYEHSMLSIASDARSVEKYLSDAGYTTCDIACINSPSATVVSGPMQHLIALKNSLGDTRSTMLEVPFAFHSSQVNPILADLRRLTATIQFQAPKISVISTLAAEKVDSEGVFGPEYLIRQSREPVRFLQAVEGYRNRGIDEYSAMWLEIGPSPVCLGMLRSIQSVNPERMLFTLCRGRSCWDTITHTLSCLYDARVDIRWPEYFREQSARLQQLDLPTYAFDLQSYWIPYEGDWALMGSTIPQNTTSNVPRLVSTYLHRIEERTGGNGYHAITFVSDLTDTALLQAIDGHRVNGLGLCPSSVYTEMAVSAASYMQRTIRCSSVTEDMSVMHLSINRPLIVPQNCEGHDIKIYCKYLEDKSCFEITFHSQTDQCPQEHAQCTVRFGQRAQWKDEWQRTRHLLKSRIEHLSDPPRTESAHRILKDMVYKLFSRVVTYGERYRSLREVFLDSEDYEAAATVQFSPNVRTEKFTISPYWADGIVHLAGFAINAHPIVSDGLVYISTGWDDLYITASLSAEKQ is encoded by the exons ATGTCACCCCGCGAAGCGAAGACGGTCGATCCAACACAGCGTCTTCTTTTAATGGCCGCATACGAAGCCCTTGAAAAGGCGGGTTATTCGGATAATCAAGGATGCCGTATAGGGACATTCTTTGGCCAAGCTACCGACGACTACCGCGAAACAAATGCAGGGCAGAATATCGATCTCTACTATATCCCCGGGGGGATGCGCGCCTTTGGTCCAGGCCGTTTGAATTACCACTTCAAATGGAACGGACCATCCTACAGTATTGATACAGCATGTTCATCCAGTGCTGCCGCCCTTGAATTTGCATATAATGCTCTTGTTACTGGGGGCTGTGACATGGCCCTCGCTGGTGGAGGAAACATTCTGTCGGGTCCACACATGTTCGCTGGTCTCAGCCAAGGGGGGTTTCTTTCCACAACTGGGGGTTGTAAGACATTTTCTGACGATGCCGACGGATACTGCCGCGGAGAGGGCGTGGGAGTAGTAGTGCTGAAGCGACTGGATCGTGCTATTGCGGAATGTGACAATATTGAAGCCGTTATCAAAAGCATCGTGACGAATCACTCTGTCCATTCAACTTCCATTACGCATCCCCATTCCCCGACGCAACAAAGGCTTTATCAGCATGTCCTACAAAAAGCCATGTTGAAGCCCGAAGATGTGCAATACATTGAAATGCATGGCACGGGCACCCAAGCTGGAGATAGGACCGAAGTCGAATCAGTAACAAGTATCTTTGGACAACGTCGTGATAGTCCATTGTACATTGGTGCAGTAAAATCAAATGTTGGCCATGGCGAGGGA GCTGCTGGTATCACTTCTTTGATTAAGGGCATCTTGATGCTGAAGCATAATCTCATTCCTTCCCATCCTGGTATTACGCAACTGAATCGTCACTTTCCACCACTATCGAAAAAGAACATACGCATTCCTCAGTCTTCTGTGCCGTTTCTCCCGAATACCAAATATGGAAAGAGGAGAATCCTTATTAACAACTTCAACGCAACG GGTGGAAACACGAGCCTCCTGGTTGAGGATCCTCCCCCTAGTAGAAAGTCCATAGTCAAGACTACACGTTCTTATCACGTCGTCACAATATCCGCAAAATCGTGGAAGTCATTTGAATGCAACAAGCGGAATCTCGTGGATTATCTCCGTTCCCATTCTGAAGTCGGTATTGAAGACATGTCTTACACCACAACTGCGAGACGAATGCATCACAACTTTCGAAAGGCTTACAGAGTCACTAATACCATTAGTCTTATTAATGAGATTGAGACTGACCTCAGAAACAAATCTTCGGAAATGGATCGGCCGTTGGAGCGTCCGCCAATTGTTTTCCTCTTCACGGGACAGGGATCGCAGTATTCAGGAATGGCACAAGATCTTTTCGAGTCTTGCAAAATGTTCAGAAAGAGAATCATCGAGCTGGATGCAATAGCCGTCAGTCTACAGCTGCCGTCATTCTTAGAAATCATCCGTACTGGAGGCCAAGCGATATCATGTATGTCATCAGTACAAACGCAGCTAGCATTGGTCGCTTTAGAGATCGCGCTTGTCGATTTGTGGAGGTCTTGGGACATCGCCCCGGACATAGTCATCGGACACAGTCTAGGCGAATATGCTGCATTATGCACTGCGGGAGTATTGTCGGTTTACGACACCATTCTTCTGGTAGGGAACCGAGCACGTTTGATGGAAACCTACTGCATACCATACGAGCACAGCATGCTGTCAATCGCAAGCGATGCCCGTTCCGTCGAGAAGTATCTGAGCGATGCAGGGTATACCACATGTGACATAGCCTGCATTAACAGCCCATCAGCTACAGTTGTGAGCGGTCCTATGCAGCATCTCATTGCGTTGAAAAACAGCTTAGGTGATACTCGGTCGACCATGCTCGAAGTGCCTTTTGCCTTTCATTCGTCTCAAGTAAATCCCATTCTTGCCGACCTTCGCCGTCTCACAGCCACCATCCAGTTTCAGGCGCCTAAGATTTCTGTCATATCTACCCTCGCTGCAGAGAAAGTCGACTCGGAAGGCGTATTCGGGCCAGAGTACCTAATTCGACAATCTCGGGAGCCTGTGCGATTCTTGCAGGCCGTTGAAGGCTACCGAAATCGTGGGATTGATGAGTACAGTGCGATGTGGCTCGAAATTGGTCCCAGTCCGGTCTGTCTAGGAATGTTGCGGTCGATCCAGTCAGTGAACCCGGAGAGAATGCTTTTTACTCTGTGTCGCGGACGAAGTTGCTGGGATACTATCACGCATACCTTGTCCTGCTTATACGACGCGCGTGTAGATATACGATGGCCCGAGTATTTCAGAGAGCAATCGGCTAGACTTCAGCAACTTGACTTGCCTACCTACGCGTTCGATTTGCAAAGTTACTGGATTCCATATGAGGGAGACTGGGCTCTGATGGGATCAACGATACCACAAAACACAACATCGAATGTGCCAAGGCTCGTTTCGACTTACTTACATCGCATTGAGGAGCGGACAGGCGGCAATGGCTACCATGCAATTACGTTTGTCTCGGACTTGACGGATACGGCCTTGCTCCAAGCGATCGATGGCCATCGTGTAAATGGGCTTGGTCTGTGCCCAAGTTCTGTCTATACGGAGATGGCTGTAAGCGCGGCTTCATACATGCAACGGACGATTAGATGTTCCTCAGTTACAGAGGATATGAGTGTTATGCATCTCAGCATAAACCGCCCACTAATCGTGCCGCAAAATTGTGAAGGACACGATATTAAAATATACTGCAAATACTTGGAGGACAAGTCATGTTTTGAAATCACCTTCCACTCACAGACAGACCAGTGCCCTCAGGAGCATGCACAGTGTACCGTCAGGTTTGGCCAGCGTGCACAATGGAAAGATGAATGGCAACGCACGCGACATTTACTCAAGTCGCGAATTGAACACTTATCGGATCCGCCGAGAACAGAGTCTGCACATCGCATCTTGAAGGACATGGTGTACAAGCTCTTTTCAAGGGTGGTAACATACGGAGAACGATACCGAAGTCTTCGAGAGGTTTTTCTTGATAGCGAAGACTACGAAGCAGCTGCAACTGTCCAGTTCTCGCCAAACGTGCGGACAGAGAAATTCACGATTAGTCCCTACTGGGCTGACGGAATCGTTCATCTCGCAGGATTTGCCATCAACGCGCATCCGATCGTTTCTGATGGCCTCGTTTATATATCGACTGGGTGGGACGATCTTTACATTACTGCTTCATTATCAGCCGAGAAACAGTAG
- a CDS encoding uncharacterized protein (COG:I;~EggNog:ENOG410PG86;~InterPro:IPR014030,IPR032088,IPR016039;~antiSMASH:Cluster_5.1;~go_function: GO:0016746 - transferase activity, transferring acyl groups [Evidence IEA]) → MVVSNISAGTVREELKKFQSNNSHPSHKQAYISAEVDTFVSISGPPSTLELVANHFRSHVHEIPMRLPITAAYHASHLPKPDLNNTVRCAEVPDLPIREKVNLVSTTSGELYDARSLHQVLGCILKDIFQTPISWDNSLQSVRKFCRGETAIVSGIGPTNLNKTLCRALSQEGVDTIEAPHLIEETECPIRNNPNDVAIIGMAGRFPGGEDLDEFWETISKGRDMHTKVETSS, encoded by the exons ATGGTGGTGTCCAATATCAGCGCAGGAACTGTCCGAGAAGAACTAAAGAAGTTTCAATCCAATAAT TCTCATCCTTCGCACAAACAAGCATACATTAGTGCGGAAGTAGACACTTTCGTCAGCATTAGTGGTCCACCCTCAACGTTAGAATTGGTAGCAAACCATTTCCGCAGCCATGTCCACGAGATTCCGATGAGGTTACCAATTACTGCGGCATATCATGCATCACATCTACCGAAACCGGATTTGAATAATACGGTCCGGTGCGCAGAGGTTCCAGACTTGCCCATCAGAGAGAAAGTGAACCTGGTATCGACCACCTCTGGAGAGCTGTATGATGCGCGGTCATTACACCAAGTTCTCGGCTGTATTCTCAAAGATATATTCCAAACTCCAATATCGTGGGACAACTCTCTTCAATCAGTCAGGAAGTTCTGTCGAGGAGAGACCGCTATTGTCTCAGGTATTGGGCCAACGAATTTGAACAAAACACTTTGTCGGGCTTTGTCTCAAGAAGGAGTAGACACCATTGAGGCTCCTCACCTTATAGAGGAGACAGAATGCCCCATCCGCAATAATCCAAATGATGTTGCTATAATTGGTATGGCAGGTCGATTCCCTGGAGGCGAGGATCTTGATGAGTTTTGGGAGACCATCAGCAAAGGACGCGATATGCACACGAAGGTTGAAACTTCTTCTTAG
- a CDS encoding uncharacterized protein (COG:S;~EggNog:ENOG410Q1GS;~antiSMASH:Cluster_5.1), whose translation MENMDTIQFRHRINARRRDGQPLRDDEINFITSQSTDLAGSPDTKYPEQVQWAAKAEQVLSKPANEISTDDAKNVTAKEAHAFDTLPALGSVASHIQSVADKNTKS comes from the exons ATGGAAAACATGGATACCATCCAATTCCGCCATCGGATCAATGCCAGACGGCGGGATGGACAGCCGCTTAGAGACGACGAAATCAACTTCATCACCAGCCAAAGCACAGACCTGGCCGGCTCACCGG ACACAAAATACCCAGAGCAGGTCCAGTGGGCAGCTAAAGCCGAGCAGGTATTGAGCAAACCTGCGAATGAGATCTCAACCGACGATGCAAAGAATGTGACAGCGAAGGAG GCTCATGCTTTTGACACACTCCCGGCCCTGGGATCCGTGGCTTCTCATATACAGTCGGTGGCCGATAAAAATACAAAGTCATAG
- a CDS encoding uncharacterized protein (antiSMASH:Cluster_5.1): MLEHNIAPEDIEESSRDWPESWIPTKDFQEKITTGNVKQKWSRVTGDDAVASGRLPKKSSRAQKEQEYRKRIQSQ; this comes from the coding sequence ATGCTGGAACACAACATAGCCCCCGAAGACATCGAGGAATCCTCTCGCGACTGGCCAGAATCCTGGATTCCTACGAAGGATTTCCAAGAAAAGATTACCACGGGTAATGTCAAGCAGAAATGGTCGAGGGTCACTGGAGACGACGCGGTAGCCAGTGGCCGTCTGCCAAAGAAGTCGTCTCGTGCACAGAAGGAGCAGGAATATCGCAAAAGAATCCAGAGTCAGTAA
- a CDS encoding tetratricopeptide repeat protein (COG:Z;~EggNog:ENOG410QEDU;~InterPro:IPR011990;~PFAM:PF13374,PF13424,PF13176;~antiSMASH:Cluster_5.1;~go_function: GO:0005515 - protein binding [Evidence IEA]), with amino-acid sequence MYNLASTYRNQGRWKEAEELDMKVMETRKQVLGPEHPSTLNGMHNLAYTLKQLGKIPDALTLIKKCADLRNKVLGLDHPDAISSSNALSDWETAVSHLLENQKQTTNFSGHPSSPANAHSCRSSN; translated from the coding sequence ATGTACAACCTCGCATCAACATACCGAAACCAAGGACGATGGAAGGAGGCCGAAGAGCTGGACATGAAGGTGATGGAGACCCGGAAACAGGTGCTGGGGCCAGAGCATCCCTCCACTCTGAACGGCATGCACAACCTTGCCTATACTTTGAAACAACTGGGAAAGATCCCAGATGCCTTAACTCTTATCAAGAAATGTGCAGACCTCCGCAACAAAGTATTGGGCTTAGATCATCCAGATGCTATATCCTCGTCCAATGCCCTTAGTGACTGGGAAACAGCAGTGAGCCACCTATTAGAAAACCAGAAACAAACAACGAACTTCAGCGGacacccttcttcccctgcCAATGCACACTCATGCCGCTCATCAAATTGA